A single window of Nocardioides kongjuensis DNA harbors:
- a CDS encoding TFIIB-type zinc ribbon-containing protein produces MTQESAEPKQPTFDGPPLSLEEELAAAKAEPEPGPSIETVNESLKDGLNRCPKCGSTDVQLRGSTGMLVCLFCRNEWQEARVEEQFGLGEGIDELEGTVIASGAGDIAADVADQLTFKCEACGAEVVVDTAHALNARCHWCRHTLNVNQQIPNGAVPDAVLPFRLTKDEAVEKIREFASKRRLFAHKRFKKEFVPENVLGVYLPYLVIDARAESQYWGKGEVQTRRWTEKQGDNNVTYYAADVYQVARQVSFTVDDLTVEGSSERAQMGPANTNNIINTILPFDTKNAVQWNASYLVGFTSEKRDLNVEAVRPHLEEQLLSIGRSEVRSSLGRFDRGVRWEQEKLDVGGSRWVSMYLPVWLYSYRQESNGLLHYIAVNARTGETMGSIPVSQPKLLLAAFTVGTFLEGIAGAILVATA; encoded by the coding sequence ATGACCCAGGAGTCCGCTGAGCCGAAGCAGCCGACCTTCGACGGGCCACCCCTGTCGCTGGAGGAGGAGCTCGCTGCGGCCAAGGCCGAGCCGGAGCCCGGCCCGAGCATCGAGACCGTCAACGAGTCGCTCAAGGACGGCCTCAACCGCTGCCCGAAGTGTGGCTCGACCGACGTGCAGCTGCGTGGCTCGACGGGCATGCTGGTGTGCCTCTTCTGCCGCAACGAGTGGCAGGAGGCGCGCGTCGAGGAGCAGTTCGGCCTCGGTGAGGGCATCGACGAGCTCGAGGGCACCGTCATCGCGAGCGGTGCGGGGGACATCGCTGCTGACGTGGCGGACCAGCTCACGTTCAAGTGCGAGGCGTGCGGTGCCGAGGTCGTGGTCGACACGGCCCACGCACTCAACGCCCGCTGCCACTGGTGCCGCCACACGCTCAACGTCAACCAGCAGATCCCCAACGGCGCCGTGCCCGACGCGGTCCTGCCGTTCCGGTTGACCAAGGACGAGGCGGTCGAGAAGATCCGCGAGTTCGCCTCGAAGCGACGGCTCTTCGCGCACAAGCGGTTCAAGAAGGAGTTCGTGCCGGAGAACGTCCTGGGCGTCTACCTGCCGTACCTCGTCATCGACGCCCGGGCGGAGTCGCAGTACTGGGGCAAGGGCGAGGTCCAGACCCGGCGCTGGACGGAGAAGCAGGGCGACAACAACGTCACCTACTACGCCGCCGACGTCTACCAGGTCGCCCGTCAGGTGTCGTTCACGGTCGACGACCTGACCGTGGAGGGATCCTCGGAGCGGGCCCAGATGGGCCCGGCCAACACCAACAACATCATCAACACGATCCTGCCGTTCGACACGAAGAACGCGGTCCAGTGGAACGCCAGCTACCTCGTGGGCTTCACCAGCGAGAAGCGCGACCTCAACGTCGAGGCGGTGCGCCCGCACCTCGAGGAGCAGCTGCTCTCGATCGGGCGCTCGGAGGTCCGGTCCTCGCTGGGTCGGTTCGACCGGGGTGTGCGCTGGGAGCAGGAGAAGCTCGACGTGGGCGGCTCCCGCTGGGTGTCGATGTACCTCCCGGTCTGGCTCTACTCCTACCGGCAGGAGAGCAACGGCCTGCTGCACTACATCGCGGTCAACGCCCGCACGGGGGAGACGATGGGCAGCATCCCGGTCTCCCAGCCCAAGCTGCTCCTCGCAGCATTCACGGTCGGCACCTTCCTCGAAGGCATCGCCGGCGCGATCCTGGTGGCGACCGCATGA
- the pyrH gene encoding UMP kinase, which produces MPGYKRVLLKLSGEVFGGGKVGVDPDVVQAIAKEVKAVADAGVQIAVVTGGGNFFRGAELQTRGMDRVRADYMGMLGIVMNCLALQDFLEKQGVETRVQTAITMGQVAEPYIPRRAIRHMEKGRVVIFGAGMGLPYFSTDTVAVQRALESKCDVVLVAKNGVDGVYSADPNVDPTATKYDELTYDDAIAQGLRIMDQTAFALCGENKLPMIVFGMEPEGNILRVVQGEKIGTRVSAG; this is translated from the coding sequence GTGCCCGGTTACAAGCGCGTCCTCCTGAAGCTCTCCGGTGAGGTGTTCGGCGGTGGCAAGGTCGGGGTCGACCCCGACGTCGTGCAGGCCATCGCCAAGGAGGTGAAGGCCGTCGCCGACGCAGGTGTGCAGATCGCCGTCGTCACCGGGGGCGGCAACTTCTTCCGCGGCGCCGAGCTCCAGACCCGCGGCATGGACCGGGTCCGGGCCGACTACATGGGCATGCTCGGCATCGTCATGAACTGCCTCGCGCTCCAGGACTTCCTGGAGAAGCAGGGCGTCGAGACCCGCGTGCAGACGGCGATCACGATGGGCCAGGTCGCCGAGCCCTACATCCCGCGGCGCGCGATCCGGCACATGGAGAAGGGCCGCGTGGTCATCTTCGGCGCGGGCATGGGCCTGCCGTACTTCTCGACCGACACCGTCGCCGTCCAGCGCGCGCTGGAGAGCAAGTGCGACGTGGTGCTGGTCGCCAAGAACGGCGTCGACGGCGTCTACAGCGCCGACCCGAACGTGGACCCGACCGCGACGAAGTACGACGAGCTGACCTACGACGACGCGATCGCCCAGGGCCTGCGGATCATGGACCAGACCGCGTTCGCGCTGTGCGGCGAGAACAAGCTCCCGATGATCGTGTTCGGCATGGAGCCCGAGGGCAACATCCTGCGGGTCGTGCAGGGTGAGAAGATCGGCACGCGGGTCAGCGCAGGCTGA
- the frr gene encoding ribosome recycling factor — protein sequence MNDTLNEADQKMGKSVDATREEFAAIRAGRAHPSMFSKILVDYYGTPTPLQQLASFASPEARIILVSPYDVGALNSIEKAIRDSDLGVNPSSDGKQLRCVFPELTEERRKEFIKLAKEKAEGGKVAVRQVRQKAKQSLEKLEKDGEVGKDDVTGAEKRLDGLTKKHTDAIDELLKNKEAELLEV from the coding sequence ATCAACGACACCCTCAACGAGGCCGACCAGAAGATGGGCAAGTCGGTCGACGCGACCCGTGAGGAGTTCGCGGCGATCCGCGCCGGGCGTGCGCACCCGAGCATGTTCAGCAAGATCCTGGTCGACTACTACGGCACCCCGACGCCGCTGCAGCAGCTGGCGTCCTTCGCCTCGCCCGAGGCGCGCATCATCCTCGTGTCGCCGTACGACGTGGGCGCGCTCAACAGCATCGAGAAGGCGATCCGCGACTCCGACCTGGGCGTGAACCCGTCCAGCGACGGCAAGCAGCTGCGCTGCGTGTTCCCCGAGCTGACCGAGGAGCGCCGCAAGGAGTTCATCAAGCTCGCCAAGGAGAAGGCCGAGGGCGGCAAGGTCGCCGTGCGCCAGGTGCGCCAGAAGGCCAAGCAGAGCCTCGAGAAGCTCGAGAAGGACGGCGAGGTCGGCAAGGACGACGTCACCGGTGCCGAGAAGCGTCTCGACGGCCTCACCAAGAAGCACACCGACGCGATCGACGAGCTGCTGAAGAACAAGGAAGCCGAGCTGCTCGAGGTCTGA
- a CDS encoding phosphatidate cytidylyltransferase, translating into MSSTTPSTPAPKKDHGRAGRDLKAAVGSAVVLLGAIAASLLFWKPAFMVIVAIAVVVAVWELRKGLLAKDIDLPEQPLMIGGVVMVVVAYLWGSAALVTATAVSALVIMLWLLRRGIDGYVKNATASVFALVYVPFLGSFVALMLAEGGRDGGGLDDPGVKGIITFILVTIASDIGGYVAGVLFGKHPMAPVISPKKSWEGFAGSTLATVGAGVALVVYLLDGEWWIGVALGLIAVVMATLGDLCESVMKRDLGIKDMSQVIPGHGGLMDRLDSLLATIAPIWLLLHYGIFT; encoded by the coding sequence ATGTCATCGACAACGCCGTCGACGCCTGCCCCGAAGAAGGACCACGGCCGCGCCGGCCGCGACCTCAAGGCGGCGGTCGGTTCCGCGGTCGTGCTGCTCGGCGCCATCGCGGCCTCGCTGCTGTTCTGGAAGCCGGCGTTCATGGTGATCGTCGCGATCGCCGTGGTCGTCGCGGTGTGGGAGCTGCGCAAGGGGCTGCTCGCCAAGGACATCGACCTGCCCGAGCAGCCGCTGATGATCGGCGGCGTCGTGATGGTCGTCGTCGCCTACCTCTGGGGCTCCGCGGCCCTGGTGACGGCGACCGCCGTCAGTGCGCTGGTGATCATGCTGTGGCTGCTGCGCCGCGGCATCGACGGCTACGTCAAGAACGCCACCGCCTCGGTGTTCGCGCTGGTCTACGTGCCGTTCCTGGGCTCGTTCGTCGCGCTGATGCTCGCCGAGGGCGGTCGTGACGGCGGCGGGCTCGACGACCCGGGCGTCAAGGGCATCATCACCTTCATCCTGGTGACGATCGCCTCCGACATCGGTGGGTACGTCGCCGGCGTGCTCTTCGGCAAGCACCCGATGGCTCCGGTGATCTCGCCCAAGAAGTCCTGGGAGGGCTTCGCCGGCTCGACCCTGGCCACCGTCGGCGCCGGCGTGGCCCTCGTGGTCTACCTCCTGGACGGCGAGTGGTGGATCGGGGTCGCGCTCGGCCTGATCGCGGTCGTGATGGCCACGCTCGGCGACCTGTGCGAGTCGGTCATGAAGCGCGACCTCGGCATCAAGGACATGAGCCAGGTCATCCCCGGTCACGGCGGCCTGATGGACCGTCTCGACTCGCTGCTCGCCACGATCGCCCCGATCTGGCTGCTGCTGCACTACGGCATCTTCACCTGA
- a CDS encoding kynureninase produces the protein MSPAGDLAGHYTRFRVADRLLLTGHAHQAWPDVAREGVLEAYDDAALDVDRKWARAEDRAERLRAGVRVLMDEPGAEIALGASAHELLVRFLSALPLRSRPRLVTTDGEFDSARRQLDRLPEIGVEVVRVPAAPVETLAERLAALVDARTAAVVVSSVLFESARIVPGLASVAEACERAGSELLVDAYHQLGVVPLSVVDSGLAGTWIVGGGYKYLQLGEGNCFLRVPPHASRMRPVVTGWFAHEADRFAGSTYDPTSHYRAARVLDFFVEQGLTPARLREISLHQRGLLARGFDALDLPDEVLTRDRATPAEGFGGFLALVSPQAARLRAALAERGVHADHRGRHLRLGPAPYLTDDQLTEAIGLLGEAAAGLR, from the coding sequence GTGAGCCCGGCCGGCGACCTGGCCGGGCACTACACCCGGTTCCGGGTCGCCGACCGGCTGCTCCTCACCGGCCACGCCCACCAGGCCTGGCCCGACGTCGCCCGCGAGGGCGTGCTCGAGGCGTACGACGACGCCGCGCTCGACGTCGACCGCAAGTGGGCCCGCGCCGAGGACCGCGCGGAGCGGCTGCGCGCCGGCGTACGGGTGCTCATGGACGAGCCCGGCGCCGAGATCGCACTGGGAGCCAGCGCCCACGAGCTGCTGGTGCGCTTCCTGTCCGCCCTGCCCCTGCGGTCCCGGCCGCGGCTGGTCACCACCGACGGCGAGTTCGACTCTGCCCGTCGCCAGCTCGACCGGCTCCCGGAGATCGGTGTCGAGGTGGTGCGGGTGCCGGCCGCGCCCGTCGAGACGCTCGCCGAACGGCTGGCCGCGCTCGTCGACGCCCGCACCGCCGCGGTCGTGGTCTCCTCCGTGCTGTTCGAGAGCGCTCGGATCGTGCCGGGCCTCGCGTCGGTGGCCGAGGCCTGCGAACGCGCCGGCAGCGAGCTGCTCGTCGACGCCTACCACCAGCTCGGGGTCGTGCCCCTGTCCGTGGTGGACAGCGGGCTGGCCGGGACCTGGATCGTCGGCGGCGGGTACAAGTACCTCCAGCTCGGCGAGGGCAACTGCTTCCTGCGGGTCCCGCCGCACGCGAGCCGGATGCGTCCGGTGGTCACCGGCTGGTTCGCCCACGAGGCCGACCGGTTCGCCGGCTCGACGTACGACCCGACCAGCCACTACCGGGCGGCCCGGGTCCTCGACTTCTTCGTCGAGCAGGGCCTGACGCCCGCGCGACTGCGGGAGATCTCGCTGCACCAACGCGGTCTGCTGGCCCGCGGGTTCGACGCGCTCGACCTTCCCGACGAGGTCCTCACCCGCGACCGCGCCACCCCGGCCGAGGGCTTCGGTGGGTTCCTCGCGCTCGTCTCGCCGCAGGCGGCGCGGCTGCGCGCAGCGCTTGCCGAGCGCGGGGTGCACGCCGACCACCGCGGGCGGCACCTGCGGCTGGGGCCGGCGCCGTACCTCACCGACGACCAGCTCACCGAGGCGATCGGCCTGCTCGGGGAGGCCGCTGCCGGCCTGAGGTGA
- a CDS encoding tryptophan 2,3-dioxygenase family protein, with protein MTEPHPSLTYSDYLALDDVLSAQHPRSDEHDELLFIVIHQVYELWFKQMLHEITGLQRRLEEGDTPRALHTLGRVRTILKVNVAQVDVLETMTPRQFTSFRGRLDASSGFQSAQFRELEATLGRRDPRVFEHYPEGSEGRTRIAAAMSRPSIFDSFLRYLLTQGYDVPAAALERDLTTAWEPSPDVQRLLLAAYDDDGGAAQVAERLVDLDEGLQEWRYRHVKMVERTIGAKPGTGGSSGATYLWSTVTRALFPDLWAIRSEM; from the coding sequence GTGACCGAACCGCACCCGTCGCTCACCTACAGCGACTACCTCGCCCTCGACGACGTCCTCTCCGCGCAACACCCCCGCTCGGACGAGCACGACGAGCTCCTCTTCATCGTGATCCACCAGGTCTACGAGCTCTGGTTCAAGCAGATGCTCCACGAGATCACCGGCCTCCAGCGGCGGCTCGAGGAGGGTGACACGCCCCGGGCGCTGCACACCCTCGGCCGGGTCCGCACCATCTTGAAGGTCAACGTCGCGCAGGTCGACGTCCTGGAGACGATGACCCCGCGCCAGTTCACCAGCTTCCGCGGCCGCCTCGACGCCTCGAGCGGCTTCCAGTCCGCGCAGTTCCGCGAGCTCGAGGCCACTCTCGGCCGCCGCGACCCGCGCGTCTTCGAGCACTACCCCGAGGGCAGCGAGGGCCGCACCCGGATCGCGGCCGCGATGTCGCGCCCGTCGATCTTCGACTCGTTCCTGCGCTACCTCCTCACCCAGGGGTACGACGTCCCCGCGGCCGCCCTCGAGCGCGACCTCACCACCGCGTGGGAGCCGTCGCCCGACGTCCAGCGGCTGCTGCTCGCGGCCTACGACGACGACGGCGGTGCCGCCCAGGTCGCCGAGCGGCTGGTCGACCTCGACGAGGGCCTGCAGGAGTGGCGCTACCGCCACGTGAAGATGGTCGAGCGCACCATCGGTGCCAAGCCCGGCACCGGTGGCTCCTCCGGCGCGACCTACCTGTGGAGCACGGTCACCCGCGCCCTGTTCCCCGACCTGTGGGCGATCCGGAGCGAGATGTGA
- a CDS encoding sigma-70 family RNA polymerase sigma factor: protein MTTPSGPGGEGRRAVEAVWRIESARIVGALARYTGDFTLAEDLAQEAFAEALVAWPRDGVPASPAGWLLTVGRRRAIDGFRRRAARDERYAALGRDLVSRTSAADDGDLDLLADPGRIDDDLLSLVFIACHPTLSPESQVALTLRTVGGLTSDEIARAFLVPTATVQARITRAKKTLAAARVAFVVPAPEERRERLRAVLGVVYVIFTEGSSATSGDAWIRADLAREAIRMARVLARLVPDDAEVHGLLALLELTAARFPARTTATGAPVLLEDQDRRRWDHRAIQRGLATLARAETVGRGLGAYGLQAAIAACHARAASVAETDWDRVVLLYEALGRIAPSAVVELNRAVAVSMASGPAAALPLVDELAARGAFAGSHLLPGVRGELLRRMGRTEDARAELELALGLCRNESERVVLAAKLAAL, encoded by the coding sequence GTGACCACGCCCTCCGGGCCGGGCGGCGAGGGCCGGCGTGCTGTCGAGGCGGTCTGGCGGATCGAGTCCGCCAGGATCGTCGGTGCGCTGGCCCGCTACACCGGCGACTTCACCCTCGCCGAGGACCTCGCCCAGGAGGCGTTCGCCGAGGCGCTCGTCGCGTGGCCGCGCGACGGCGTCCCGGCGAGCCCGGCCGGCTGGCTGCTCACGGTGGGCCGGCGTCGGGCGATCGACGGGTTCCGGCGCCGGGCCGCCCGCGACGAGCGGTACGCCGCCCTCGGCCGCGACCTCGTCAGCCGCACCTCCGCGGCCGACGACGGCGACCTCGACCTGCTCGCCGACCCCGGCCGGATCGACGACGACCTGCTGTCCCTGGTGTTCATCGCCTGCCACCCCACCCTCTCCCCCGAGTCACAGGTGGCGCTGACGCTGCGCACCGTCGGCGGCCTCACCAGCGACGAGATCGCCCGCGCGTTCCTGGTGCCGACCGCGACCGTCCAGGCCCGGATCACCCGCGCCAAGAAGACCCTGGCGGCCGCGCGGGTCGCGTTCGTCGTACCTGCTCCCGAGGAGCGACGCGAACGCCTCCGGGCGGTCCTCGGCGTCGTCTACGTGATCTTCACCGAGGGCTCGTCGGCCACCTCCGGCGATGCGTGGATCCGGGCCGACCTGGCCCGTGAGGCGATCCGGATGGCGCGGGTGCTGGCGCGGCTGGTCCCCGACGACGCGGAGGTCCACGGCCTGCTCGCGCTGCTCGAGCTGACGGCGGCCCGCTTCCCGGCGCGTACGACGGCCACGGGCGCCCCGGTCCTGCTCGAGGACCAGGACCGCCGCCGCTGGGACCACCGGGCGATCCAACGCGGGCTGGCCACGCTCGCCCGGGCCGAGACCGTCGGTCGCGGGCTCGGCGCCTACGGCCTGCAGGCCGCCATCGCCGCCTGCCACGCCCGGGCCGCATCGGTGGCCGAGACCGACTGGGACCGGGTCGTCCTGCTCTACGAGGCACTCGGCCGGATCGCGCCCTCGGCCGTCGTCGAGCTCAACCGCGCGGTCGCCGTGTCGATGGCGTCCGGGCCGGCTGCGGCCCTGCCGCTCGTCGACGAGCTGGCCGCACGGGGTGCCTTCGCCGGGTCCCACCTGCTGCCCGGCGTGCGCGGTGAGCTGCTGCGCCGGATGGGCCGCACCGAGGACGCCCGTGCCGAGCTCGAGCTGGCCCTGGGCCTGTGCCGCAACGAGTCCGAGCGCGTCGTACTGGCCGCGAAGCTGGCCGCTCTGTGA
- a CDS encoding YciI family protein, producing MLIMRATAEAEAAFAESNLPFEEVMEAMGRFTEEMLQAGVLIAAEGLDPDPATGLVVDYSSQPPVVTDGPYGETKELFGGYWIVDVASLEEAAEWAKRAPLAGPGMKSEIRRITSIDEFPQDNPWIQKERAWREATGQL from the coding sequence ATGCTCATCATGCGCGCCACCGCCGAGGCCGAGGCCGCCTTCGCCGAGAGCAACCTCCCGTTCGAGGAGGTGATGGAGGCGATGGGCCGGTTCACCGAGGAGATGCTGCAGGCCGGGGTGCTGATCGCCGCGGAGGGCCTCGACCCCGACCCCGCCACGGGGCTGGTGGTGGACTACTCGAGCCAGCCTCCGGTCGTCACGGACGGCCCGTACGGCGAGACCAAGGAGCTGTTCGGCGGGTACTGGATCGTCGACGTCGCCTCGCTCGAGGAGGCCGCCGAGTGGGCGAAGCGGGCGCCGCTGGCCGGGCCGGGCATGAAGTCCGAGATCCGCCGGATCACCTCGATCGACGAGTTCCCGCAGGACAACCCGTGGATCCAGAAGGAGCGCGCCTGGCGCGAGGCGACCGGCCAGCTGTGA
- the rlmN gene encoding 23S rRNA (adenine(2503)-C(2))-methyltransferase RlmN, with translation MSEQPDAQPRNLPLVFTEPRGRKKPPRHLADLSEAERKDLLVEMGLPGFRAKQLGMHYFGRLVHDPAEMTDLPAAQRADLVGALLPDLMDPIRQQSADKGKTVKTLWKLFDGSLVESVLMRYKDRATICISSQAGCGMACPFCATGQGGLQRNMSTAEIVHQVVVGARAMANGDVAGGPGRLSNVVFMGMGEPLANYKATVGAVRRLTEPAPSGLGLSARHVTVSTVGLVPRIKQLAGEGIPVTLALSLHAPDDELRNDLVPINTRFSVAETVDAAYEYFEKTGRRVSIEYALMRDINDQGWRADLLADVLSGEGRGTGWVHVNPIPLNEVRGSRFTRSREEDMDEFVRRLEAKGIATTMRDTRGSEIDAACGQLAASE, from the coding sequence ATGTCCGAGCAGCCCGACGCGCAGCCCCGCAACCTCCCCCTCGTCTTCACCGAGCCCCGGGGGCGCAAGAAGCCACCCCGGCACCTCGCGGACCTGAGCGAGGCGGAGCGCAAGGACCTGCTGGTCGAGATGGGCCTGCCCGGCTTCCGGGCCAAGCAGCTCGGCATGCACTACTTCGGCCGGCTGGTCCACGACCCCGCCGAGATGACCGACCTCCCGGCCGCCCAGCGCGCCGACCTGGTCGGCGCGCTCCTGCCGGACCTGATGGACCCGATCCGGCAGCAGAGCGCCGACAAGGGCAAGACGGTCAAGACGCTGTGGAAGCTCTTCGACGGCTCGCTCGTCGAGTCGGTGCTGATGCGCTACAAGGACCGCGCCACGATCTGCATCTCGAGCCAGGCCGGCTGCGGCATGGCCTGCCCGTTCTGCGCGACCGGCCAGGGCGGCCTGCAGCGCAACATGTCGACGGCCGAGATCGTGCACCAGGTGGTCGTCGGCGCACGCGCCATGGCCAACGGCGACGTCGCCGGCGGTCCCGGCCGGCTCTCGAACGTGGTGTTCATGGGCATGGGCGAGCCGCTCGCCAACTACAAGGCCACCGTGGGCGCCGTACGCCGCCTCACCGAGCCTGCCCCCTCCGGCCTGGGCCTGTCGGCCCGCCACGTGACCGTCTCGACCGTCGGCCTGGTGCCGCGGATCAAGCAGCTCGCGGGCGAGGGCATCCCCGTCACGCTCGCGCTGTCGCTGCACGCCCCCGACGACGAGCTGCGCAACGACCTGGTGCCGATCAACACCCGCTTCTCGGTCGCCGAGACCGTCGACGCCGCCTACGAGTACTTCGAGAAGACCGGTCGCCGGGTCTCGATCGAGTACGCGCTCATGCGCGACATCAACGACCAGGGCTGGCGCGCCGACCTGCTGGCCGACGTGCTGTCGGGCGAGGGCCGCGGCACCGGCTGGGTCCACGTCAACCCGATCCCGCTCAACGAGGTCCGGGGCTCGCGCTTCACCCGCTCGCGCGAGGAGGACATGGACGAGTTCGTCCGCCGGCTCGAGGCCAAGGGCATCGCGACGACGATGCGCGACACGCGGGGCAGCGAGATCGACGCGGCCTGCGGGCAGCTGGCGGCCTCGGAGTAG
- a CDS encoding GNAT family N-acetyltransferase, which produces MPARDRVHAASAAWVFVPAGAPRVEAEEYLVVRHPDWNERPVQVARTSLGRPGRPVAAVVDEVLERARDLVDPAVPATAEVAWWVCLDAPEGLERELVGRGAVLDETVDVLALDLADADPAALLPATDVELRWSDDLDVFADAVGLTTEVLGGTPTDRDVLEEVFPGEAAKFRSGGGGAVVAYVDGRPVGSGGISVVGADGRLWGGAVLPEARGRGVYRAVLAARLRYAVEHGADLAIVKGRVRTSGPILRRAGFTAHGQERSWLLPLR; this is translated from the coding sequence GTGCCGGCTCGGGACCGCGTGCACGCCGCGAGCGCGGCGTGGGTGTTCGTGCCGGCCGGGGCGCCGCGCGTCGAGGCGGAGGAGTACCTGGTCGTCCGCCACCCCGACTGGAACGAGCGGCCCGTCCAGGTCGCGCGTACGTCGCTCGGGCGGCCCGGGCGGCCGGTCGCGGCGGTCGTCGACGAGGTGCTCGAACGGGCCCGGGACCTGGTCGACCCGGCGGTGCCGGCCACGGCCGAGGTGGCGTGGTGGGTGTGCCTGGACGCGCCCGAGGGCCTCGAGCGGGAGCTGGTGGGACGGGGCGCGGTGCTCGACGAGACGGTCGACGTGCTGGCGCTGGACCTCGCCGACGCCGACCCGGCGGCCCTCCTCCCGGCGACGGACGTCGAGCTGCGCTGGAGCGACGACCTCGACGTGTTCGCGGACGCGGTCGGGCTGACGACCGAGGTCCTCGGCGGCACCCCGACCGACCGGGACGTCCTCGAGGAGGTCTTCCCCGGGGAGGCGGCGAAGTTCCGCAGTGGTGGTGGCGGCGCCGTGGTGGCGTACGTCGACGGCCGGCCGGTCGGGTCCGGTGGCATCTCCGTGGTGGGGGCCGACGGGCGGCTGTGGGGCGGCGCGGTGCTGCCCGAGGCACGCGGGCGCGGCGTCTACCGGGCGGTGCTCGCCGCTCGCCTGCGCTACGCCGTCGAGCACGGTGCGGACCTCGCGATCGTGAAGGGCCGGGTCCGGACGTCCGGGCCGATCCTGCGCCGGGCCGGCTTCACCGCGCACGGGCAGGAGCGGTCCTGGCTGCTGCCGCTGCGCTGA